A stretch of DNA from Tachyglossus aculeatus isolate mTacAcu1 chromosome 5, mTacAcu1.pri, whole genome shotgun sequence:
atcTAACAAGCCCCTTCAACTCCCTTCAATCATTCTAATTTACAATTatgacattttgttaagtgctgactctatgccaagcactgtactaagtgctggggtaataataataataatgatggcatttattaagcgcttactatgtgcaaagcactgttctaagcgctggggaggttacaaggtgatcaggttattccacggggggctcacagtcttaatccccatttcacagatgaggtaactgaggcccagagaagtgaagtgacttgcccaaagtcacacagctgacaagtggcggagccgggatctgaacccatgacctctgactccaaagcccgggctctttccactgagccacgctgcttctctaaggtagatacaagataatcaggttggatacagaacctggcctgcttggggctcatagtTACTTTCACGAACCTGGGAAGTGACAACCCCCTCcctcacaccattcattcattcgttcattcattcattcattcattcaatcgtatttattgagcgcttactgtgtgcagagctctgtactaagagcttggggagtacaagtttgcaacatatagagacggtccctacccaacagcaggctcacaccacaggttgttttttggttttgttttttttaatggtacttgttaagaccttactatgtgtcaaacactgttttaagcgctaggatagGTACCCATTAATTGGgtaggatgcagtccttgtcccgcatggggctcacagtctaagtaggagggagaacaggagaactgaggctcagagaagtgaagtgacttgttcaagggtcacacagcaagcaattggcagagtcaggatcagaacccaggtcctctagctcccgggcccatgccctttccattaggccctgctatCTATAAaacgaagattaagactgtgagccccatgcgggacagagactgtgtcccactgaTTGCTTGTAtcaatgccagcacttagtacagtgcctggcacacagtaagcacttaacaaatattattattgttattattattattattatcatcattattactcctctCTTTCTGTGGCTCCAAGTGCTTCGTTACCTATATCTGGGTAGCAATTGCAGGCTGAAGCTTTAGGaggttcagcgcttagtatagtgctcaagtgctcagtacagtgctcaagcacttagtacagtgctctgcacacagtaagcatgcaataaatacgattgaatgaaatgaggtTCCGTGATTActaattctagactgtagactgcagactcctctagactgtaaactcgttgcggacagggaatgtgcctaccaagtctgttttattgtactctcccaagcacatagtacagtgccctatacacgataagtgctcaataaatacgattgattgattgattgtgcacacaataagtattcagTAACTACCTTCGATCAACTGATTAACtaccaggaatcagaaggtcatggcttctaatgccagctctgtcacttgtcctctgtgtgaccgcgggcaaatcgcttcacttttctgggcctcagttgcctcatcggtaaaacgggcattaagaccgtgagccgtatgcgggacggggactgtgtccaaccctgtttgcctgtaaccaccccagcgcttagaacagtgcccggcacatagtaagcgtttaacaaataccataatagttattAGTATCGAATAGAAAAAGGATGCTCTGCCCTGAGCAGGCGTTCAATAACTACCCTCGATCGATCGGTGGTTTCAGAACCGTTGGCCTGCTGTTTCGACCTTTGGACAACCTGTGTGTGTTTTAGTCCTGACTACGGCTTGCCTGAAGTTTCTCAACTCCACCAGCCACGTGGctctaagaagggggagggaaggagggagggatgtgggATTAGCCAGGAAGGGATGTCATCCCAGGGGCTCTCCGGGGGCGGGAGCTTGCTCGCCCTGCCTGCTCATTGGCAGCAGGTCCCTGCCACTGCTATAAAGCCAAGGCCTGCCTGGCCTTGGCTAGTGGGCCACTGAACTCGTGAGCCCACCCGGAGCTTCAGCCCCGAGAGGAGCCACCTCCttggagagcagcaggggcatCGATGCGTTTCTAAATAGGTAAGAAAGTACCCGCTGCATTGtttctctgctctttctgcttttcaaaacatgcatgtgagcccactgttgggtagggactgtctctatatgtgccaatttgtacttcccaagcgcttagtacagtgctctgcacatagtaagcgctcaataaatacgattgatgatgatgatgcatgtcCCAGATGGCAAGGGGTGGATCTCCCTCGCCCACCCTTGTAGGGCTGGCAGAGACGGCAGCAGCTTCAAAGGGGGAGGATCATAGCTTTTTTGCGGTTGTTCTGAAGAAATAGGCTATTACGTGGGCGGTGGTCATTCCAAACGATCCCCAGCTAGCAAAATAAATCCATCCGGACCATTGGTTCTGAAGAAATTTATGTGGGCATTGGTCCTTCCAAACGATCCCCAGCTAGCAAAATAAATCCATCCTGACCATTCCAACGCTTTGGGGCTGGCTGCCTGGGGACCAGGCTAAGGGACgtggagtcattcatttattcaaacgcgcttagtacagtgctctgcacacagtaagcgctcaataaatacgattgatgatgatttattgagtgcttactgtgtgcagattactggactaagcacttggaaagtacagaacaacagtagagacaatccctgtctaaaacgggctcacagtctacaggggggagacagatattaatacaagtaatcaggaagcaatataaataaacagaattatagattcatcctttcattcatacaatcatattttctgagcgcttactgtgtgcagagcactggactgagcacttggaaagtacaaaacaacaatagagacaatccctgcccaaaacgggctcacagtctataggggggagacagatattattaatacaagtaatcaggcagcaatataaacaaaattatagattcattcattcaatcatattttccgagcgcttactgtgtgcagagcactggactaagcgcttggaaagaacaatacagcaataaagcgaggcaatccctgcccaaaacgggcacacagtccagagggggtggagacagacggcaatacaagcaaatagggatcgatataaataaattgaattatatatatataataatatataattattatatatatatatatatatatatatatatatatatatatatatatatataggctgtggggctgggggcggattGGGAAGTCCTGCTGGTGGGGTGAGGATAGAAGCGTTGGAAAATAGAATCGAAGCCGTTTTCCGGGGTGGGGAAGCTTGCTTCtgtcctgctcattcattcattcaatcatattttattgagcactgtgtgcagagcactgtactaagcgtttggaaagtacaaatgggcaacatatagagacgggccctacccagcaacgggctcacgggctagaaggggaagacaggcaacaaaacatgtagacaggtgtgaaaaccgtcagaataaatagaattatagctgtagacacagcctagactgtgagccccttgttgggtagggaccgtctctatctgttgccgacttgtactctcccaagcgcttagtacagtgctctgcacacagtaagcgctcaataaatacgaccgaatgaatgaaaatagagtaataaatctgtgcagatatacagaagtgctgggtggaggggaaagagggagggagtgggggcgagggaaggggaggaggagcagagggggctcattctttcattcaatcgtatttattgagcgcttactgtgtgcagagcactgtactaagcgcttggaaaggacaatacagcaataaagtgagacaatccctgcccaaaacgggcacacagtctagtgggggtacagacaacaaaacaaaacttgtagtcaggtgtcaaaaccgtcagaataaatagaattatcaatcaatcagtgagcgcttactgtgtgccgagcactgtactaagcgcttgggaagtccaagttggcaacatatagagacggtccctacctagcagtgggctcacagtctagacacatcATAGACttaggccgctgttgggtagagatcctCTGTATAGGTTGCtgatttgtagtctcccaagcgcctagtccagtgctctgcacaccgtaagcgctcagcaaatacgactgactgaatggaaaTAGATTAATAAACCTGTaacaaaaatacagaagtgctgcggggaggggaaagaggtagggcagctttaattctatttgttctgacaattttgacacccgtctacatgttttgttttgttgtctgtctccccgcctctagactgtgagtccgttggtgggtagggaccgtctctatattcattcaatcgtatttattgagcgctgactgtgtgcagagcactggactaagcgcttgtatatgttcattcagtcgtatttattgagcgcttactgtgtgcagagcactgtactaagcgcttgggaagtacaagttggcaacagatagaaacagtccctacccaacagtgggctcacagtctagacgggggagacagacaacataacaaaacatattaacagaataaaataaatagaatagtaaatatgttgccgacttgtacttcccaagcccttagttcagtgctctgcacacagtcagcgctcaataaatatgattgaatgaaaatagagtaataaatctgtacaaatatgcagaagtgctgcggggaggggaaggaagttgggcagctttaattctatttattctgatggcatggaCACCTGAttacatgttctgttgtctgtctcccccttctagactgtgagcccgttgttgggtagagaccgtctcaatatgttgccgacttgtccttcccaagcgcttagtccagtgctctgcacacaggaagcgctcaataaatagggaagcagtgtggctcagtgggaagagcccaggctttggagtcagaggtcgtgggttcaaatcccagctctgcacacagtaagcgctcaataaatacgattgaatgaatgaacttatttattctatttattttattttgttaatatattttgttttgttgtctgtctcccccttctagactgtgagcccgctgttgggtagggactgtccctatatgttgccaacttgtacttccgaagcgcttagtccagtgctctgcacacagtaagcgctcaataaatatgattgaatgaaatccgcccccttccccatccccccgccttacctccttcccctccccacagcacctgtatatgtttgtacgtatttattactctatttatttgtacatattctatttaattttgttaatatgttttgttttgttgtctgtctcccccttctagacttttgagtccgttgttgggtagggaccgtctctatatgctgccagcatgtacttcccaagcacttagtccagtgctctgcacacaggaagcgctcaataaatacgattgaatgaatgaatgtcctttccaagagcttagtctagtgccctgcacatagtaagcgctcaataaataataattgaatgaatgaatgaacatatttattctattttattttgttaatgttttgttttgttgtcggtctcccccttctagactgtgaacccactgttgggtagggaccggctctgtatgttgccaacttgtccttcccaagcgcttaagtccagtgctctgcacacagtaagcgctcaataaatacgattgaatgaatgagtgaatgtccttcccaagcgcttagtccagtgctctgcacacagtaatcactcaataaatacgattgaatgaaggaaatctgtacaaatttacaggagtgctggggggatggggagggggaccaaGAGGGgtctcggtgtgggaaggcctcctggaggaggtgagctctcaggaggggtttgaaggggggagagggaaagtgagTGTGGTTGAGGGTGTGttgcaggagggggagagtgagcGTGGTTTTGGGTGTgttgcaggagggggagagggagtgtggcTGCGGGTGTgctgcaggagggggagagggagtgtggcTGCGGGTGTgttgcaggagggggagagggagtgtggtTGCGggtgtgttgggggagagggagtgtggtTGCGggtgtgttgggggagagggagtgtggtTGTGGGTGTGTTGCAGGGGGGGAGAGGGCGTGTGGTTGCGGGTGTGTtgcgggagagggagggtgagtgTGGTTGAGGGTGTGttgcaggatggggagagggagtgtggcTGCGGGTGTTttgcgggagggggagagggagtgtggtTGCGggtgtgttgggggagagggagtgtggtTGTGGGTGTGTTGCAGGGGGGGAGAGGGCGTGTGGTTGCGGGTGtgttgtgggagagggagggtgagtgTGGTTGAGGGTGTGttgcaggatggggagagggagtgtggtTGAGGGTGTGTtgcgggagagggagagggagtgtggtTGAGGGTGTGTtgcgggatggggagagggggtgtggcTGTGGGTGTGTtgcgggagggggagagtgagcgtggttttgctctcttcctcccttcaaggccctactgagagcttacctcctccaggaggccttccccgactgagccccttccttcctctccccgtcatcccctctccatccccccatcttacctccttcccttccccacagcacctgtatatatgtatatatacctgtacatatttgtgactctatttattttacttgtacatatctattctatttattttattttgttagtatgtttggttttgttctctgtctcccccttctagactgtgagcccactgtcgggtagggactgtctctatatgttgccaagttgtccttcccatgcacttagtacggtgctctgcacacagtaagtgctcaataaatacgattgattgattttgggtgtGTTGCAGGATCCCACCAGCCGCTCCGATGTGGTGCCTGGAGCGGCTGGTGCGGGCCGGGGAAGGACTGGCTCGGGGCCGGGCTCGGCGGGCCGCagcctcctcgtcgtcgtcgtcgtcctcgtcctcGTCATCGTCGGCCAACGTGCTGACCCCAGACCGCATCCCCGAGTTCTGCATCCCACCCCGGCTgcgggggtctgggggtgggcgGCGGGTGGAGGTGGGGTCGGGTCCGGGGTGCCCAGAGTGCCCATCCCGGTGCCCGGGCTCGTCCCGCACGGACTGGGACCCGCGTTCTCAGGCGGCACTGTCGCTGCGGCACCTGGCCCGCGGCCCCACCTCCTACGGCTTCTGCGCGCTGCTCGAGAGCCCCCACACCCGCCGCAAGGAATCGCTGTTCCTGGGGACGCCAACCTCCAGCTCCAgccaggacgacgacgacgacgccaCCCCCGTGTCGACAACGCCAAgggcaccgccgccgccgccgccgtcctcGTGGTGGGCCCGGCCTTGGGGCCTGAGGGCCTgcctcggcccggcccggcccccgccctcaGCGACGCCCTGCCGTTCTCGGGGGGGCCGCCGCAGGGAGCTCGGCCTCGCACCCCTAAGACCCCTCCGACTCACCCGCTACTGCACACACCGACCCACCCACCCAATTGCCCGACTGACGACCGACTGATGACCCCTCGCCTGAATGATGACGACcgcctgcctgactgactgacgacCGACTTGCCTGACTGATGGCCACCTGCTCGGTAACAACCacctgcttgactgactgacaaccacCTGCCTGACCTGCCTGACCGACGACCGACGTGCCTGACTGACAACCACCTGCCCGACTCAACAACTGCCTGCCTGACAGACTGCTGGCCAACTGACTGATAACCGCCTCCCTGACGACCAACTTGCCTGACTGACGGCCGCCTGCCTGACTCGAcaactgcctgcctgcctgactgaTGGCTGACTGACAACCACCTGCCTGCCTGACAGCCAaccgactgcctgactgactgacagccaaCTGACTGACAACTGACAACTGCCTGTCTCAATGACCACCTGCCTGACTCGATGACCACCTGCCTGACTCAACAACcgcctgcctgactgactgacaactgaCTGACGACTGCCCAACTTATGACcacctgcctgactgactgatgactgatgactgcctgcctgactgaAAACCACTTGCCTTACTGACAACTGGCTGACTACTGGCTGACAACCACCTGCCTGATGACTGCCTGACTGATGACTGCCTGACTGAAGACCACCTGACCAACGACCACCTGCCTGATGACCGCCTGCCTGAAGACCGCCTGACTGATGACCACCTGCCTGACTGATGAGAGACTTGTCTGACTGACAACAACCTACCTGACTGATCactgcctgcctgactgactgagggccaactgactgcctgactgatgaccgactgactgacagatggtCCACTGCCtgcatgactgaatgactgcccaCCCATTGGCCGGCTGACTGAccgccctcccactccctctccccatttcccataTTTATATCCCCGCACGAGGCTCCTTCACAAAAAATAAAGTTGATTCATTTTTTCTTCACCTggctctccttcccacttgggagAAGTGCGGCAGCAGAGCCCCGGAGAGCCGAGATCCCCAGGCCCCAAACCTGCACATATGCTGCTCTATCCTTCCCTCATTTCTAGCTGGTTTCCATGTTCAACCCCGTGGTCCCAGGGAGTGAAAAAAGCAGCATTTGGGCTGCTATTATaaccgtggtatttaagtgctcgctatgtagCACGCAAtgaacgaagtgctggggtaataataataattatgatattaagcgcttactacctgtcaggcagtgtactaagcatgtggggggtggatacaaacaaatccagttggacacagtccgtgtcccacacagggctcccattcATCCCCGgcttacaggcgaggtaactgaggcacagagaagggaaggggcttgccttaggccatacaacagacacgtgacggaatcaggattagaacccgtgaccttctgactctcagtcccgtgctctatccactaggccacgctgatcctCCGATATGAGATCATTGGGTCCcccatggggatcatagtctaagtaggagggagcacaggaattgaatccccattttaaagatgacggtgctgaggcacagagtagttaggtgacttgcccaaggtgacacagcagacaaataatggagccgggattagaaaccaggtcctaggCACTGGgcgctgctgcttctcaatggctgcAGTGATCCAAACTCCATcaaaatgaatgaagggacctGGGCCGTTCTGGGTGACGCAGTTGTAAAAATGGACCTGGAGCTCCTATCAGGATTTGGGGGACATACCCACCCAGTTGATAAGTGGTTCCCTCAGCTCTTCTAGCcctctaggggggagacagaacagcaatcaatcaaacaatcgtatttattgagtgcttactgtgtgcagaccactgtactaagcgcttgggaagtacaagctggcaacatatagacacagtccctacccaacagtgggctcacagtctagaagggggagacagagaacaaaacaaaacatattaacaaaataaaataaatagaatagatatgtacaagtaaaataaatagagtaataaatatgtacaaacatatatacatatatacaggtgctgtggggaagggaaggaggtaaaacgaggggaatggagagggggacgaaggggagaggaaggagggggctcagtctgggaaggcctcctggaggaggtgagctctcagtagggccttgaagggaggaagagagctagcttggtggatgggcagagggagggctttccaggcccgggggatgacgtgggccgggggtcaacggcgggacaggcgagaatgaggcacagtgaggagattagcagcagaggagcagagggtgtgggctgggctgcagaaggagagaagggaggtgaggtaggagggggtgaggtgatggacagccttgaagccgagggtgaggagtttctgcctgatgcgcagattgattggtagccactggagatttttgaggaggggagtaacatgcccagagcatttctggacaaagacaatccgggcagcggcatgaagcatggattgaagtggggagagacacgaggatgggagatcagagaggaggctgatgcagtagtccagacgggataggatgagagcttgaacgagcagcgtaatggtttggatggagaggaaagggcagatcttggcaatgttgtggagccgagaccggcaggttttggtgatggcttggatgtgaggggtgaatgagagagcggagtcgaggatgacaccaagtttgcgggctcgtgagacgggaaggatggtagtgccgtcaacagagatgggaaagtcagggagaggacaaggtttgggagggaagacaaggagttctgtcttggacatgttgagttttaggtgacgggcagacatccagatggagatgtcctgaaggcagaaggagatgcgagcctggagggagggggagagagcaggggcagagatgtagatttgggtgtcatcagtgtagtgatgatagttgaagctgtgggaaagaataaggtcaccaagagagtgagtgtagatcgagaacagaaggtgaccaaaaactgcaccttggggaacccccacagtaaggggatgggagggggaggaggagcctgcaaaagagactgagaatgaacaaccggagatataagaggagaaccaggagaggatggagtctgtgaagccaaggtcagatagcgtgttgaggagaagggggtggtccacagtgtcgaaggcagttgagaggtcgaggaggattaggacagagtatgagccgttggatttggcaagcaggaggtcattggtgacctttgagagggcagtttccgtggaatgtaggggacggaagccagactggagggggtcgaggagagagttggtgttgaggaattctaggcagcgcgtgtagacgactcgttcaaggagtttggaaaggaatggtaagagggagatgggacgataactagaaggtgaggtggggtcaacagagggttttttttaggatgggagagacatgggcatgtttgaaggcagaggggaaggaaccagtggagagtgagcggttgaagatggaagttaaggaggggagaagggacggagcgagagatttcatgagatgagagggaatggggtcagaagcacaggtggcccgagtagcacttgagaggagggaggagagctcctctgaggatactgctgggaaggatgggagagtagcagagacagGATCCCAAGTTGAGACCCAAGAGAAAGATAAGGCTAGAAAGGCATACAATGCCCTGAAGCATCACGATTTGCCCCATTTGGCTCCAGGTCCTATCCGCCAGAACCATTTCAGCACCAAGATTTAATACTCCACCAATTCTTAAGAGGacgagtctcattcattcagtcagtcatatttattgagtgtttactgtgtgcaaagcactgtactaagcgctgggagagtacaatatggcaatcaatcattcaatcaattgtatttattgagtacttactgtgtgcagagcactgtactaagtgcttgggaagtacaagttggcaacatataacagacacattctctgctgacAGTGAGTTCAGTCTAAAACTCACAGTCCAGTCTCTCCCCAATGCCTTTTTGTGCAGCCGCTTCCCAACTCATTGGGTATTTTCAAAAAGGCAACCTCAACCTCTGTGAGGTTTCCTCCCTACACTTTAAACCCTTtagaagggtgggaggcaggggcatAGGCATGGCTAAGGCTGTTCCGCTTGAATTCAGACTTTATTTCCCTTCTGGAACAAttgtctttgttttttttaacgctatttgttaagcgcttaccatgtgccaagcactgtactaagatgaggtaactgaggcacagagaagtgaagtaatttacctaaggtcacacagcacacgtggcagaggcaggattagaacccacgtcttttcaTGCCCTGGCCAATACTCTTTCCACGAAGACACACTGCTTTGACACTAAGCTCCGCTGAAGTTATCTAGAGGTACCATTCTACCAATGGTCTATTTTGGTTTAATTAGTGGAATCAGTCATAAGAAATGATATATTACTGTACCAGTTGTCGTTTAAATTAAAAGTGATTTTTAAAAGTAAAGTTATTAATATATGGCCACCTCAAAATTAATACTGAAAAAGCTAATACCATTGGTAAGTAGTTAATGTGACTTCATTGCTCTAAAAGCTAAGGAAAATATTGAAGAAAAACGATTCAATATGCTATCATAAAAGTCACTCTTAAATGTTCATTTTCATACTTTCAAATTTACGGTTCCGCATTTTAGGAATAAAGTCATTCTTAAATGTTCATATTCGTACTTTCAAATTTACGGTTCCGCACTTGAGGAATTAAGGAGAAGCATGGCATGTATCATGAAAACCTGTCACAGTTAAGTAGAAAGTTTAATTTTTGaaataaaaaataagtaaatagctaAGGGGAATACTTGAGTTCACAAGAAGGTGTTCCTATTTTGAATAGATTTTTAGAAAATGAAACAATTTGGGACACCAAAATATTTCATTAGGTGAAAAGTGTAGTCCATGGCCTTTTCCTTTTTAAGCACATAAATCAATTTTATAGCATTGAGCTTGGTATAGAGCCATGTTTGTCGTATAAGACCAGCACCCTCATTAATCAAACAGTTTGCTCAACCTTGTCAGGTCTCAGGATGTCAGGCTGTCAGAATAACGACAGAAGAACTTTGGAGCGttttgctttttatttattttttaatggggtGGAAGGAGTTACAATAGCCAGACTTTTTGCACCTAAATACATTTCTATCATTTCCTAGTAACATATGATTATTTTATCATTGACAAAAATTATGCCTCTATGGGGTGGAAATTTAAATTTCATAGATAAACCAAATTTACAGGAGGCAATTTTTAATTTTTGGTAAAATGTGCTGCCATCTTGTGGGCATCTCAAATTATGTGCCTGCCATCTTGGGGGCTTTCACCTCTTAAAATCCTTGATTGAGCAATCGGTCAGTcgatcattcctatttattgagttattAATCAGTtattcggtgatatttattgagtgcctaccgtatcagatcactgtaccaagcacttgcgaTAATACAACGCACACACAAAtcggtagactcaatccctgcccaaaaggcgtTTATA
This window harbors:
- the LOC119928894 gene encoding C2 calcium-dependent domain-containing protein 4A-like, which produces MWCLERLVRAGEGLARGRARRAAASSSSSSSSSSSSSANVLTPDRIPEFCIPPRLRGSGGGRRVEVGSGPGCPECPSRCPGSSRTDWDPRSQAALSLRHLARGPTSYGFCALLESPHTRRKESLFLGTPTSSSSQDDDDDATPVSTTPRAPPPPPPSSWWARPWGLRACLGPARPPPSATPCRSRGGRRRELGLAPLRPLRLTRYCTHRPTHPIARLTTD